In Prescottella soli, a genomic segment contains:
- a CDS encoding histone-like nucleoid-structuring protein Lsr2, translating to MAKKVTVTLIDDVDQDATADETVEFGLDGVLYEIDLSSDNAAKLREQLDVWVSHARKVTNRRRGGKATSGASTASTRASVDREQSAAIREWARRNGFTVSSRGRISAEITEAYNKAH from the coding sequence ATGGCAAAGAAGGTCACTGTAACGCTCATCGACGACGTCGATCAGGATGCCACCGCCGATGAAACGGTCGAGTTCGGACTGGATGGGGTTCTGTACGAGATCGATCTGTCATCCGATAATGCCGCGAAGCTTCGCGAGCAGCTCGACGTGTGGGTTTCCCATGCTCGCAAGGTGACGAATCGTCGTCGTGGCGGTAAGGCGACCTCGGGTGCCTCGACGGCGTCGACGCGCGCGTCGGTGGATCGCGAGCAGAGTGCGGCGATTCGCGAATGGGCACGTCGCAATGGCTTCACGGTGTCCTCTCGCGGTCGAATCTCCGCGGAAATCACCGAGGCGTACAACAAGGCGCACTGA